In Epilithonimonas zeae, a single window of DNA contains:
- a CDS encoding 2-hydroxyacid dehydrogenase — MKITFFSSKPYDKEFFNKANQQFNFELDYFETHLGPHVLNLIENTDAICAFVNDKLDAEVLEHLAKKGVKYIALRCAGFNNVDLEAAKRLGLKVSRVPAYSPEAVAEHAMAMILTLNRKTHKAYNRVREQNFALNGLMGFNLYQKTIGVIGTGNIGAAFAKIAKGFGARVLAYDITENQELKDLGIEYVSQEQLLSESDIVSLHCPLMDSTRHLINADSIKKMKKNVMLINTSRGGLIDTKAVIDGLKSKHIGYLGIDVYEQEEKLFFRDLSHTIIEDDTIQRLMSFPNVLVTAHQAFFTQEALDQIANSTLTSLSHFEKNEEFENPNAVLV, encoded by the coding sequence ATGAAAATCACATTCTTCTCTTCCAAACCTTACGACAAAGAATTTTTTAATAAAGCGAATCAGCAATTCAATTTTGAACTGGATTATTTCGAAACGCATCTAGGTCCACACGTTCTCAATCTCATCGAAAATACAGATGCTATTTGTGCCTTTGTGAATGACAAACTAGATGCAGAAGTTCTAGAACATCTTGCCAAAAAAGGCGTAAAATATATTGCACTGCGATGCGCGGGCTTCAACAATGTAGATTTGGAAGCTGCCAAACGTCTTGGTTTGAAAGTCAGCAGAGTTCCAGCTTATTCTCCGGAAGCGGTTGCAGAACACGCAATGGCAATGATTCTTACGCTTAACAGAAAAACACATAAAGCTTATAACCGCGTTCGCGAACAGAATTTTGCTCTGAACGGATTGATGGGTTTTAATCTTTATCAAAAAACCATCGGCGTTATAGGAACTGGAAATATCGGTGCTGCATTTGCTAAGATTGCAAAGGGATTTGGTGCGAGAGTTTTAGCTTATGACATTACAGAAAATCAGGAACTTAAAGATTTAGGAATTGAATATGTTTCTCAGGAACAATTACTTTCTGAATCTGATATTGTGTCGCTTCACTGCCCTTTGATGGACTCTACTCGTCATTTGATTAATGCCGATTCAATCAAAAAAATGAAGAAAAATGTAATGCTAATCAACACCAGTCGTGGCGGCTTGATTGATACCAAAGCTGTGATTGATGGTCTAAAGTCTAAGCACATTGGTTATCTGGGAATCGATGTTTATGAGCAGGAAGAAAAATTATTTTTCCGGGATCTTTCTCATACAATTATCGAAGATGATACCATCCAGCGTTTGATGAGTTTCCCGAATGTTTTGGTTACGGCGCATCAGGCTTTTTTCACACAGGAAGCGCTTGACCAAATTGCAAATTCAACTTTGACAAGTCTTTCTCATTTCGAAAAGAATGAAGAATTTGAAAATCCGAATGCCGTTTTGGTTTAG
- a CDS encoding DUF3817 domain-containing protein, with product MNVIEKYYSKYPEEKLIKWFKQICFAEAVSWLLLFSAMIWIRIEPEDIFAIIYISTIGSIHGLFFTLYLIFLPATRKIYDWDDEDFIFALMGAFFPFATIWVDKKLARKNRVE from the coding sequence ATGAACGTCATAGAAAAATATTACTCAAAATATCCCGAAGAGAAGCTCATCAAATGGTTTAAGCAAATTTGTTTTGCCGAAGCCGTTTCGTGGCTTTTATTATTCTCAGCAATGATTTGGATTCGCATTGAGCCGGAAGATATTTTCGCCATTATTTACATCAGTACTATTGGGAGTATCCACGGACTTTTCTTCACGCTTTATCTTATTTTCCTTCCAGCAACGAGAAAAATATATGATTGGGATGATGAGGATTTTATCTTTGCATTGATGGGTGCTTTTTTTCCTTTTGCTACGATTTGGGTTGATAAAAAGTTAGCCCGAAAAAATCGAGTTGAGTAA
- the nadD gene encoding nicotinate (nicotinamide) nucleotide adenylyltransferase, with amino-acid sequence MEKRKKIGLFFGSFNPIHIGHLILGNYILENSDMEELWFVVSPQNPFKDKKSLLKDHNRLDMVQLAIKNYPKMRASNVEFSLPVPSYTIDTLTYLNEKYPDYSFSLIMGEDNLGSLHKWKNYELLLKNHQIIVYPRIFGEEKKDSDYLQHENISLIKAPVIELSATEIRNMIKEGKNTRPMLPPEVFEYLDGSSFYK; translated from the coding sequence TTGGAAAAACGTAAAAAAATCGGATTATTTTTCGGCTCATTCAATCCCATTCATATTGGGCATTTGATTCTTGGGAATTATATTTTAGAGAATTCTGATATGGAAGAATTGTGGTTTGTCGTAAGTCCGCAAAATCCTTTCAAAGACAAAAAATCACTTTTGAAAGACCACAACCGATTGGATATGGTGCAATTGGCCATCAAAAATTATCCAAAAATGCGGGCTTCCAATGTCGAGTTTTCACTTCCGGTTCCCAGTTATACGATTGATACACTAACTTATCTGAACGAAAAATATCCGGATTATTCCTTCTCTTTGATAATGGGTGAAGACAATCTGGGAAGCCTTCACAAATGGAAAAACTATGAACTGCTGTTAAAAAATCATCAAATCATTGTTTATCCTAGAATTTTCGGTGAAGAGAAAAAAGATTCGGACTATTTGCAGCACGAGAATATTTCGCTAATCAAAGCACCCGTCATAGAACTTTCAGCGACGGAAATCCGTAATATGATTAAGGAAGGTAAAAATACTCGACCAATGTTACCTCCAGAGGTTTTTGAATATTTGGATGGAAGTAGTTTTTATAAATAA